One window of Marinobacterium aestuarii genomic DNA carries:
- the istA gene encoding IS21 family transposase: MPANRTPMRKIRDVLRLRLAAGLSIRQIKDSTKISVGAIQKLLRKADELGLVWPLPDELDDSQLARLFYPGADTAPFTRYQVPDWSALHQELKRKGMTKQLLWEEYTQQYPNRCYSYSQFCDRYRQWCGQQKRSMRQTHRAGEKCFVDYCGPTVPIICASTGEVRQAQVFVAVLGASNYTYAEATLSQSLPDWLGSHVRMLGYFGGSTEIVVPDNLRSGVSRACRYDPDLNPSYQQWAEHYQVAVVPARPYRPKDKAKAEVGVQIVERWILARLRHHSFFSLAEVNQCIRALLEELNEKPFKQLPGNRRQAFEQLDRPALRPLPSHPYRYVEIKRVKVNIDYHVQYQQHHYSVPHQYVGETLELHASDTLITLYFRQRPVASHPRKHRPGTTTEASHMPKRHQKQQQWTPGRLKNWAKDIGPEVLTWVAEQLAAKAHPEQAYRICLGLLNLSRDYPAERLDAACGIANREGLIRLKQIKSILLSNRDRLPETLSVQAELPQQHENIRGPHSFH; this comes from the coding sequence ATGCCGGCTAACAGGACTCCAATGCGTAAAATCCGAGACGTTCTCCGCTTGCGGCTAGCCGCTGGGCTGTCGATCCGTCAGATCAAGGACAGCACCAAAATCAGTGTCGGCGCCATCCAGAAACTGTTGCGTAAAGCCGATGAACTCGGGCTTGTCTGGCCCTTGCCCGACGAGCTGGACGACAGCCAGTTGGCGCGGCTGTTCTACCCCGGTGCCGATACCGCTCCCTTCACCCGCTACCAAGTCCCCGACTGGTCCGCCCTCCATCAGGAGCTCAAGCGCAAGGGCATGACCAAGCAGTTGCTGTGGGAGGAGTACACCCAGCAGTATCCCAACCGCTGCTACAGCTACTCCCAGTTCTGCGACCGCTACCGCCAGTGGTGCGGCCAGCAGAAGCGCTCGATGCGCCAGACCCACCGGGCCGGCGAGAAGTGCTTCGTCGACTACTGTGGGCCGACGGTACCGATCATCTGCGCCAGCACTGGTGAGGTGCGTCAGGCGCAGGTGTTCGTGGCGGTGCTCGGGGCATCGAACTACACCTACGCCGAGGCGACTCTGAGCCAGTCGCTGCCGGACTGGCTGGGCAGTCATGTGCGGATGCTGGGGTACTTTGGCGGGTCGACCGAAATCGTGGTGCCCGACAACCTCCGCAGCGGCGTCAGCCGGGCCTGTCGCTACGATCCGGACCTGAACCCGAGCTACCAGCAGTGGGCCGAGCACTATCAGGTCGCGGTGGTACCGGCGCGCCCTTATCGTCCGAAAGACAAAGCCAAGGCCGAGGTTGGGGTGCAGATCGTCGAGCGCTGGATCCTGGCCCGCCTACGCCACCACAGCTTCTTCTCTCTGGCCGAGGTCAACCAGTGTATTCGGGCCCTTCTGGAGGAGCTGAACGAGAAGCCGTTCAAGCAACTGCCGGGCAACCGCCGGCAGGCCTTCGAGCAGCTCGACCGGCCAGCACTGCGACCGCTGCCCAGCCACCCCTACCGCTACGTCGAGATCAAGCGGGTCAAGGTCAACATCGATTACCACGTCCAGTACCAGCAGCATCACTACTCGGTGCCGCACCAGTATGTCGGCGAGACCCTGGAGCTGCACGCCAGCGACACCTTGATCACCCTGTACTTCCGGCAACGGCCGGTCGCCTCCCACCCGCGCAAGCACCGGCCCGGCACCACGACTGAGGCCAGTCACATGCCCAAGCGCCACCAGAAGCAGCAGCAATGGACGCCGGGACGGCTCAAGAACTGGGCCAAGGACATCGGGCCCGAGGTGTTGACCTGGGTGGCGGAGCAACTGGCCGCCAAAGCCCATCCCGAGCAGGCCTACCGGATCTGCCTGGGACTGCTGAACCTGAGTCGGGACTATCCAGCCGAGCGCTTGGATGCGGCCTGCGGCATCGCCAACCGGGAGGGCCTGATCCGCCTGAAGCAGATCAAGTCGATCTTGCTCAGCAACCGCGACCGGCTGCCCGAGACGCTCAGCGTCCAGGCCGAGCTGCCCCAGCAGCACGAGAACATCCGTGGTCCCCACAGCTTCCACTGA
- a CDS encoding IS630 family transposase translates to MPDQYKLGFALWTRRAIAQLIKQFWGIDIPVRTLGDYLKRWGFSPQKPLKKAWEQNPARVDAWLKEEYPQIKARAKAENAQIFWGDETGIKNTTQHGRSYAPIGKTPVQPLPAKRVSLNMISAITNQGTVRFMLYESMMNAKVLIKFLRALIESTPGKVFLILDNLRVHHAKIVKRWLAKKPVKRYLEVFFLPAYSPELNPDEYLNCDLKNMVHSGPAVRSIDDLKKRTRSCMLTLQRRPERVKTYFRAGHIRYAA, encoded by the coding sequence ATGCCGGATCAGTACAAACTGGGTTTTGCGCTCTGGACGCGGCGTGCTATCGCTCAGCTAATCAAGCAATTCTGGGGGATCGACATTCCGGTTCGGACTCTGGGAGACTACCTCAAGCGCTGGGGCTTCTCGCCGCAGAAGCCGCTAAAGAAAGCCTGGGAACAGAACCCGGCCCGGGTCGATGCTTGGCTAAAAGAGGAGTATCCGCAAATCAAGGCGCGCGCCAAAGCAGAGAACGCGCAGATTTTCTGGGGTGATGAAACCGGGATCAAGAATACAACCCAGCATGGCCGTAGCTATGCTCCGATCGGCAAAACGCCCGTGCAGCCACTGCCGGCCAAGCGCGTATCACTGAATATGATCTCGGCGATCACCAACCAGGGGACCGTGCGTTTCATGCTGTACGAATCGATGATGAACGCCAAGGTTCTGATCAAATTTCTTCGGGCACTGATCGAATCTACGCCCGGCAAAGTGTTTCTGATTCTGGATAACCTGCGCGTCCACCATGCCAAGATAGTGAAGCGCTGGCTCGCAAAGAAGCCCGTGAAGCGCTATCTGGAAGTGTTCTTTTTGCCCGCGTACTCGCCTGAACTGAACCCGGATGAATACTTGAACTGCGATTTGAAGAACATGGTGCACAGCGGTCCGGCGGTTCGTTCGATTGACGACCTGAAGAAACGCACTCGATCGTGCATGCTCACATTGCAACGTCGGCCAGAACGGGTAAAAACCTATTTCCGGGCAGGACACATTCGGTATGCCGCATGA
- the istB gene encoding IS21-like element helper ATPase IstB, producing the protein MSTQILAQLRHLKLGGMARALQTQLEQVGTYEALSFIERLGLLVEQESLSREHRKHERLIRQARFKLSATVQDIDYQHPRNVSQTQVARLAQGDWIDRAQNLLITGPCGSGKTYLGCALGHSACLRGYSVRYYRLSRLLLELTQAKADGSYHKLLKQLAKVQLLQIDDWGLEPLKPAHRNDLMEIMDDRHGQTSTLVISQLPTDQWYASIGDNTLADAILDRLMHNAHRLPLKGESMRKLLGQLTEDEHLG; encoded by the coding sequence ATGAGCACCCAGATCCTGGCGCAGCTGCGCCACCTCAAACTCGGCGGCATGGCCCGCGCCCTGCAAACCCAGCTGGAACAGGTTGGCACCTATGAGGCGCTGTCGTTCATCGAGCGGCTCGGTCTGCTGGTCGAGCAGGAAAGCCTAAGCCGGGAGCACCGCAAGCACGAGCGCCTGATCCGCCAGGCGCGCTTCAAGCTCAGCGCCACCGTGCAGGACATCGACTACCAGCACCCGCGCAACGTCAGCCAGACCCAGGTTGCCCGGCTGGCACAGGGGGACTGGATCGACCGGGCCCAGAACCTGCTGATCACGGGGCCCTGCGGCAGCGGCAAGACCTACCTCGGCTGCGCGCTGGGCCACAGCGCCTGCCTGCGGGGCTACAGCGTCCGCTACTACCGGCTCTCCCGTCTGCTGCTGGAGCTGACCCAGGCCAAGGCCGACGGCAGCTACCACAAGCTGCTCAAGCAGCTGGCGAAGGTTCAGCTGCTACAGATCGACGACTGGGGACTGGAGCCGCTGAAGCCGGCTCACCGCAACGACCTGATGGAGATCATGGACGACCGCCACGGCCAGACCTCGACGCTGGTGATCAGCCAGTTGCCGACCGACCAGTGGTACGCCAGCATCGGCGACAATACCCTGGCGGACGCCATCCTGGACCGGCTGATGCACAACGCGCACCGGCTCCCGCTGAAGGGCGAGTCGATGCGAAAACTCCTTGGGCAGTTGACCGAAGATGAACACCTGGGCTAA
- a CDS encoding DUF1826 domain-containing protein: MNAISNPPRHRHNSAVLPELSVAAGDDPRVLSRFYAASCNLAIWQRPLSSSLRRYLEQLAQQPPGLSLRCVLRPDEAAPELERKLPPGAGQDCLIADIELLTDMFACLFEQKQVGMRLEWLHRAMCPKFHVDRLPCRLVTTYLGPGTHWISHEQRQSTPGNERDFRQLQAGEVALLKGEGWFGNEGRGLVHRSPEVTDGAGRLFLSLDLMD, encoded by the coding sequence ATGAATGCAATCAGCAATCCGCCAAGGCACCGGCACAACAGTGCTGTGCTGCCAGAGCTCAGCGTCGCGGCGGGGGACGACCCTCGGGTGCTGTCCCGTTTCTATGCAGCGAGCTGCAACCTGGCGATCTGGCAACGGCCGTTATCTTCAAGCCTGCGGCGTTATCTCGAGCAGCTGGCCCAGCAGCCTCCCGGGTTGAGCCTGCGCTGCGTGCTGCGCCCGGATGAAGCCGCCCCCGAACTGGAACGCAAGCTGCCGCCGGGGGCGGGCCAGGATTGCCTGATCGCCGATATCGAGCTGCTGACCGACATGTTTGCCTGCCTATTTGAGCAGAAGCAGGTGGGAATGCGGCTGGAGTGGCTGCATCGAGCCATGTGCCCGAAGTTTCATGTGGATCGCCTGCCCTGCCGCCTGGTGACAACCTACCTCGGTCCCGGCACACACTGGATCAGCCATGAGCAACGCCAAAGCACGCCCGGCAATGAAAGGGATTTCCGCCAGCTGCAAGCCGGCGAGGTTGCCTTGCTCAAGGGCGAAGGCTGGTTCGGCAACGAAGGCCGTGGCCTCGTCCACCGGTCACCCGAGGTTACGGATGGCGCGGGACGCCTGTTCCTGTCGCTCGACCTGATGGACTGA
- a CDS encoding RebB family R body protein — MPSQTSVNDQITDAVTQANIKVIAEAPAMAMGAIYQAAAHAIGTLFENAVSSQQQQNALMQAAVNQGVIQLYSVDTQASAEALQSLLLQGTAELNAASVGGVNQQIVDAVKLSLRSVLDSAGDFSFAVRSAAEAMQATLDGISAASHQDAMRSLQLAATAACLRAMIADPGQADAYSKVLNEISRLA, encoded by the coding sequence ATGCCTTCTCAAACTTCGGTTAACGATCAGATCACCGACGCAGTTACCCAGGCCAACATCAAGGTTATTGCCGAAGCCCCGGCAATGGCGATGGGTGCGATTTACCAGGCCGCGGCCCATGCGATCGGCACCCTGTTCGAAAACGCTGTCTCTTCTCAACAGCAGCAGAACGCCCTGATGCAGGCTGCGGTGAATCAGGGCGTAATACAGCTTTACTCGGTGGATACCCAGGCCAGTGCCGAAGCCTTGCAGAGCTTACTTCTGCAAGGCACGGCGGAGCTAAACGCCGCGAGTGTGGGCGGGGTCAACCAGCAGATTGTGGACGCGGTGAAGCTTAGCCTTCGTAGCGTGCTCGACAGTGCCGGCGACTTTTCCTTCGCGGTACGCAGCGCCGCCGAGGCGATGCAGGCCACACTGGATGGCATCAGCGCTGCCAGTCATCAGGATGCCATGCGCTCGCTGCAACTGGCTGCGACCGCGGCCTGCCTGCGCGCGATGATCGCCGATCCCGGCCAGGCCGATGCATATAGTAAAGTGTTGAACGAAATTAGCCGCCTGGCCTGA
- a CDS encoding helix-turn-helix domain-containing protein, which translates to MNTDARKLSTEQQELLRQQAIRLRLKGKTFREIGQLLNVHPDTVGRWYQRYEAGGKAALTVQKRGPKNNAYSGPS; encoded by the coding sequence ATGAATACCGACGCACGCAAGCTCAGCACAGAGCAACAGGAACTTCTCAGGCAGCAAGCCATTCGACTCCGTTTGAAAGGCAAAACTTTCCGTGAAATCGGGCAGCTGCTCAATGTTCACCCCGATACTGTTGGACGCTGGTACCAGCGTTATGAAGCCGGCGGCAAGGCGGCCTTGACAGTACAAAAACGGGGCCCCAAGAACAATGCATATTCCGGCCCATCGTGA
- the folE2 gene encoding GTP cyclohydrolase FolE2: protein MAALPRAQQAVRRNIKGIDQGFLLHMNTASLGPFAPLPDVTTSPRASIGGTLDGVGMSGLALPVTLAESDRSHVAVQATASLYVNLRDPQAKGIHMSRLYLLLEAFAEREALRPAILCQFLQQALQSHRDISDTASLSLSFQYLSRRPALSSNHQGWKAYPVVLSARRAQGHTTIELGVSVPYSSTCPCSASLSRQLIADAFRDAFSSRSNPPIDAVARWLQEEGGSWATPHSQRSYADVRVRLAESAAFPIEKLIGTLEEALQTPVQTAVKREDEQAFARLNGQNLMFCEDAARRLKAALNATPWLDDFQIRVEHQESLHAHNAVAMVAKGLAGGYTADAPGLWR from the coding sequence ATGGCTGCACTGCCTCGCGCCCAGCAGGCAGTGCGGCGAAACATCAAAGGCATCGACCAAGGATTTCTGTTGCATATGAACACCGCCTCTCTCGGCCCTTTCGCTCCTTTACCCGATGTGACAACGTCGCCCCGTGCTTCCATTGGCGGCACGCTGGATGGCGTCGGCATGTCCGGGCTCGCGCTTCCCGTCACGCTTGCGGAATCGGATCGCAGCCATGTTGCCGTTCAGGCAACGGCAAGCCTGTATGTCAACCTTCGCGATCCGCAGGCGAAGGGCATCCACATGTCGCGTCTGTATTTGCTGCTGGAAGCCTTCGCCGAACGCGAGGCACTCAGGCCCGCTATTCTCTGCCAGTTTCTGCAGCAGGCGCTTCAGAGCCATCGCGATATCAGCGATACCGCATCGCTGTCATTGAGTTTCCAGTATCTGAGTCGCCGTCCTGCACTGAGCAGCAACCACCAGGGGTGGAAAGCCTATCCGGTGGTGCTGAGTGCCCGGCGGGCCCAGGGGCATACCACTATTGAGCTTGGTGTGAGCGTGCCCTATTCAAGTACTTGCCCGTGCTCTGCGTCCCTGAGCCGCCAATTGATTGCCGACGCGTTTCGTGATGCCTTCTCCAGTCGATCCAATCCGCCCATAGACGCGGTTGCCCGCTGGCTGCAAGAGGAGGGTGGAAGCTGGGCTACCCCGCACAGCCAGCGATCCTACGCCGATGTTCGGGTCCGGCTGGCGGAATCGGCGGCCTTTCCGATCGAAAAGTTGATCGGCACCCTGGAGGAGGCGCTGCAGACACCGGTACAGACGGCAGTCAAACGCGAAGATGAACAGGCGTTTGCCCGGCTGAATGGTCAGAACCTCATGTTTTGCGAAGATGCCGCCCGGCGCCTTAAGGCGGCACTGAACGCGACGCCCTGGCTGGACGATTTCCAGATCCGTGTGGAGCACCAGGAAAGCTTGCACGCCCATAATGCCGTCGCCATGGTCGCTAAGGGGCTTGCCGGGGGATACACGGCTGACGCGCCAGGGCTGTGGCGATAA
- a CDS encoding IS3 family transposase (programmed frameshift) — protein sequence MRRYSPERKEALLKKLLPPHNMSVAELARQEGISDVTLYAWRKQAKAGGAAVPGDQKLTDNWSAESKLAVVIETAALSEIELSEYCRSKGLYPQQVKAWRDACLSGQQTAKAQRQLDREQAKADKKRIRELERELRRKDKALAEAAAILVLRKKPQCLLGGRQRGQLTALSVRQDYVAWIAEAMAAGARKQVACKELAISLRSLQRWTQEGAPKADGRTTTPRPTPANALTDAERETILQLCNSTEYAHLPPSQIVPRLADQGRYLASESSFYRVLHAADQQHRRGRVQRPKRHPAPTTHAANGPNQLWSWDITYLPSPVRGQYYYLYLIEDLYSRKGVGWEVHEQECGDKAAALLQRSVLSEQCLHQPLVLHSDNGAPMKSVTLLSKMYDLGITPSRGRPRVSNDNAFSESLFRTLKYCPQWPHNGFTSLDEARAWVRDFIRWYNHEHRHSRIRFVTPAERHRGQDHEVLARRDALYQQARSERPERWSGNTRNWQPVGMVMLNPEKQETTQNKAA from the exons ATGCGACGTTATTCACCCGAGCGTAAAGAAGCGCTGCTGAAGAAGCTTTTGCCGCCCCACAATATGTCTGTGGCCGAGCTCGCCCGCCAGGAAGGCATCTCCGATGTAACCCTGTATGCTTGGCGAAAACAGGCCAAAGCGGGAGGTGCTGCGGTGCCCGGAGATCAAAAGTTAACGGATAACTGGTCAGCTGAATCCAAGCTGGCGGTGGTGATTGAGACCGCCGCGCTGTCTGAAATCGAGCTGAGCGAATACTGCCGCAGTAAAGGGTTGTATCCCCAACAGGTCAAAGCGTGGCGTGACGCCTGTCTGTCGGGTCAGCAGACGGCCAAGGCCCAACGTCAGCTCGATCGCGAACAGGCCAAGGCCGACAAGAAACGTATCCGCGAACTGGAGCGTGAACTCAGACGCAAGGACAAGGCACTGGCCGAGGCGGCCGCGATCCTGGTGCTGCGAAAAAAGC CTCAATGCCTACTGGGGGGACGACAGCGAGGACAGCTAACGGCGCTGTCGGTCCGGCAGGACTATGTCGCTTGGATTGCTGAAGCCATGGCCGCCGGCGCCCGAAAACAAGTCGCCTGCAAGGAACTGGCGATTAGTCTGCGCTCGCTGCAACGCTGGACACAGGAAGGCGCGCCGAAAGCCGATGGTCGCACGACCACGCCGCGGCCCACGCCGGCGAATGCCCTGACTGATGCTGAACGCGAGACGATCTTGCAGCTCTGCAACAGCACGGAATACGCGCATCTTCCACCGAGCCAGATCGTGCCCCGGCTGGCCGATCAGGGCCGTTATCTCGCATCTGAAAGCAGCTTTTATCGGGTGCTGCATGCCGCCGATCAGCAGCATCGCCGGGGCCGCGTTCAGCGCCCGAAAAGGCATCCGGCACCCACGACGCACGCTGCGAACGGGCCGAACCAGCTTTGGTCTTGGGACATCACGTATTTACCCTCGCCGGTGCGGGGCCAGTATTACTATCTGTATCTGATCGAGGACCTTTACAGTCGCAAGGGCGTGGGTTGGGAGGTGCATGAACAGGAATGCGGCGATAAGGCCGCAGCTCTGCTGCAACGCAGCGTGCTCAGCGAGCAGTGCCTGCATCAGCCGCTGGTACTGCACTCGGATAACGGCGCGCCGATGAAGTCCGTCACACTGCTAAGCAAAATGTACGACCTGGGGATCACACCGTCGCGTGGGCGACCGCGGGTCAGCAATGACAACGCCTTCTCGGAGTCGTTGTTCAGAACGCTGAAATACTGCCCGCAGTGGCCACATAATGGCTTCACCAGCCTAGATGAGGCACGGGCCTGGGTGAGAGACTTCATACGCTGGTACAACCACGAACATCGTCATAGTCGCATCCGCTTCGTCACGCCGGCCGAACGGCATCGTGGACAGGATCATGAAGTGTTGGCTCGGCGAGATGCGCTGTACCAGCAAGCCCGTTCTGAACGACCGGAACGCTGGTCAGGCAACACGCGTAACTGGCAGCCGGTTGGGATGGTGATGCTCAACCCGGAGAAGCAGGAAACGACTCAGAATAAGGCTGCATAA